The sequence TCATTTGTAATTGTTTTTTTAAGGTTTCTAGTCTGCCGACTTCCTTTGAAATTCTCTGTGCTAAAAGGTCTACTTTTTCTTTTTGTCCTTTAAATGTTTCCTCTACTGTTAAAAATTCTTCTTCTTTAAAGTTAAGCCTATCTAAGGCATCTTTTATGCTTTTTAGTTCTTTTTCAAGTTCTATGATACTTTCTTCTTTCTTTTTCTTCTCCTCTTTATAAAATTCTAAGTTCTTTACCTCTCCAAGAATTTTGTCTAGTTCTTCCTTATCTTTTTCCAATTCTAAAAGTTTTGTATCAACTTCTTTCTTAGAAGATACGGAAAGGTTAAATTCTTTCTTTATTCTTTTTACTTCTCCTATTAGTTCTTCTACTTCTTTGTTTATTTCTCTGAGTTCTTTTGAAAGTTTCTCTTTTCTCTCTTGGCTAAAAATTTTTGAAAGGTCAGTGTATCTTCTATCTAATTCTTTTAACTCCTTTTCTAAATTGCTTTCCTTTTCCTTTAGAGTAGCTAACTCTTCCTTAAGAGACAAAAGTCTATTCTCTGCTGTTTTTAAACTTTCAGAATCAAAGACAATGCCTTTTAAAGTGTTTCTCAACTTATTTAATTCTGTCTCTAATCTTTCCTTTTCTTTCTCAAGATTTTTCTTTCTATCTTCTCGTCTTAGAAGGTTTTGTATTTTTTCCTCTAAACTTGAAAGTCTATCTTGAAGATCTCTCTTTTTCTCCTTAAGTTCTGCAATTTTTCTTGTTGATTTTTCTATTTCCTCTTTGCTTTCTTCTATAGATTTTTCTCTTTTTTCTTTGCTCATTGGAGATTTACAAACTGGACACACGGGATTCTCTGCCCTTTCCAAGATATCTATCCTGTTTTTTGCTTCCTGTATTCTATTTTCAAAGAGTGCTATTTCTTTTTGAATACTGTCTAACTCTTTTAAAATTTTCTCCTTCTCTTTAAGGACATTCTCTACTTTTCCTACTTCAGAAAGTTCTGAAAGTTCTTTATTTACTTTCTCTAGAAGTTTTTCTTTTTCTAAAAGTCTAATTGATAATTCTTGGTGTTCTTTTTCTAACTTTTTTAGTTTAGAAATTTCTGCTTCGATCTTGTCCTTTAGAGGAGTTTTCTCCATAAGTGATTCTTTCGCTTTTTTAAGTTCAGTTTCTACTTGTGGTAGCTTGCTTTCAAGTTCCTTTATTTCTTTTTCGGCGAGTAGAAGGTTGTTCAGTTCTGTTTTTAATTTCTCAGAAATCCCTTTCTTCTCCACTATCACTTCAAGTTTGGCTTTTATTTTCTTGAGAGGATCAAAAATTTTCAGTTTTTCCTGTAGTTTACTGATAGAACTTTTTAGGCTGTTTATTTCCTCTATCTTCTTATTTAAACGCTGAAGTTCTACTTTTAACCTTTTTAACTCTTCTTCAACTCTCTTTTTGGATTCTAAAAGTCTTTTAAACTCTTCTCTTTTCTGAAGGTAACTATTGAAAAGTTTTTCTTGCTTTTCCAAAAGTTCTAACTCTGCTTTTTGTTCCTCTTTTAGCCTTTCCAAAATTTTTTGGAGAGATTCTGTTTCTTTTTCTAAATTTTCTGTTTCTTTCTCTAAATCCTTGAAATTTTCTTGTTTTTCAAGAAAAAGTTTTTCTATAGATTTTAACTTGTTAAAGATATTTTTCATCTTTTCATGCTTCTCTCGAATTTCATCAAGCCCTAAAAGTCTGTTGAGTATCTGCCTTTTATCCTTTCTCGCTACCTCAAAGAACCTTGAAATTTCTCCTTGAGGAACGTAAACGGTGTTTCTAAAAATTCCAGCGTCTAAGCCCAGTTCATTTTCTATAAATTCGTTAACATTTTTAATTCCAAAAGCACAAAGTCTCCCATCTTTTTCGATTTCGGCTTCGCCTTTTCTTCTTACAACAGAATACTTTCTCCTAACAGTGTAAATACTATTACGGTAAACGAAACTTAAAGATACTGACATTTTGTTGCTTTCTTTGTTAACGATTCTATAAAG comes from Desulfurobacteriaceae bacterium and encodes:
- a CDS encoding SMC family ATPase, whose translation is MIRLRELKLENFLSHKKTNLFFDDETYVILGENGSGKTSILRGIFFALFGKDFVLDNKNLYRIVNKESNKMSVSLSFVYRNSIYTVRRKYSVVRRKGEAEIEKDGRLCAFGIKNVNEFIENELGLDAGIFRNTVYVPQGEISRFFEVARKDKRQILNRLLGLDEIREKHEKMKNIFNKLKSIEKLFLEKQENFKDLEKETENLEKETESLQKILERLKEEQKAELELLEKQEKLFNSYLQKREEFKRLLESKKRVEEELKRLKVELQRLNKKIEEINSLKSSISKLQEKLKIFDPLKKIKAKLEVIVEKKGISEKLKTELNNLLLAEKEIKELESKLPQVETELKKAKESLMEKTPLKDKIEAEISKLKKLEKEHQELSIRLLEKEKLLEKVNKELSELSEVGKVENVLKEKEKILKELDSIQKEIALFENRIQEAKNRIDILERAENPVCPVCKSPMSKEKREKSIEESKEEIEKSTRKIAELKEKKRDLQDRLSSLEEKIQNLLRREDRKKNLEKEKERLETELNKLRNTLKGIVFDSESLKTAENRLLSLKEELATLKEKESNLEKELKELDRRYTDLSKIFSQERKEKLSKELREINKEVEELIGEVKRIKKEFNLSVSSKKEVDTKLLELEKDKEELDKILGEVKNLEFYKEEKKKKEESIIELEKELKSIKDALDRLNFKEEEFLTVEETFKGQKEKVDLLAQRISKEVGRLETLKKQLQMNKEKLKKREEELELLTKLSDSLRILETAVVSIHPERGFLQKVRKSLLPQVSLYCKDFFEEFDFEFGEVEIDEDLSISIGVPGKGHMEINDLSGGQQIAFALSLRFAMARYFAQNFELLILDEPTIHLDLQRRQSLTDLLLKLKTKIPQMIIVTHDPELEIVGDRVIRVKNVNGISEVSIVG